Proteins from one Terriglobus tenax genomic window:
- a CDS encoding ABC transporter ATP-binding protein — protein sequence MIVEIQSLRKVYEGKQTVTAVDGIDLSVAPGQIYGLLGPNGAGKTTTISICTTRALPTAGTVRIAGVDVVANPAEARRHIGVVPQYNTLDRACTVFENIYFHCRYFGASSAEAKARTTQLLDQFHLSERTKAYPQQLSGGLAQRVQIARAIAHRPKVLFLDEPSAGLDPQSRIAMWDIVRRLHTEGITVVLTTHYMEEADELCNRLAIIDHGKILVQDTPAALKSSIGAETIYQLDLRQPEQATQLAAQLRSFHGVSSVENTPSGVRVLAKASDGLLPEIVTAANPYGLRDLSITEPSLETVFIRLTGRDLRE from the coding sequence GTGATCGTAGAAATCCAGTCGTTGCGCAAGGTATACGAAGGCAAGCAGACCGTCACAGCCGTCGATGGCATTGACCTCTCTGTTGCGCCCGGTCAGATCTACGGCTTGCTCGGCCCGAACGGCGCCGGCAAAACCACAACCATCTCCATCTGCACCACACGTGCCCTGCCCACCGCGGGCACCGTGCGCATTGCAGGCGTCGATGTAGTCGCCAACCCGGCAGAGGCCCGCCGCCATATCGGCGTGGTGCCGCAGTACAACACGCTGGACCGCGCCTGCACCGTCTTTGAGAACATCTACTTCCACTGCCGCTACTTCGGAGCCTCCTCGGCCGAGGCCAAGGCTCGCACCACCCAACTGCTCGACCAGTTCCATCTGAGCGAACGCACCAAGGCCTACCCGCAGCAGCTCTCCGGCGGCCTGGCCCAGCGCGTGCAGATTGCCCGCGCCATCGCCCACCGCCCCAAGGTGCTCTTCCTCGACGAACCCTCCGCCGGCCTCGATCCGCAGTCGCGCATCGCCATGTGGGACATCGTCCGCCGCCTGCATACCGAGGGCATCACCGTCGTTCTAACTACCCATTACATGGAAGAAGCCGACGAGCTTTGCAACCGGCTCGCCATCATCGACCACGGCAAAATCCTGGTGCAGGACACCCCCGCCGCCCTCAAAAGCTCCATCGGCGCGGAGACCATTTACCAGCTCGACCTGCGCCAGCCGGAGCAGGCCACGCAGCTTGCCGCCCAGCTACGCAGCTTCCATGGCGTCTCCAGCGTGGAAAACACACCCAGCGGCGTCCGCGTCCTGGCCAAAGCATCGGACGGCCTGCTGCCGGAGATCGTCACCGCCGCCAACCCCTACGGCCTGCGCGATCTCTCCATCACCGAGCCCAGCCTTGAAACCGTCTTCATCCGCCTGACCGGGCGTGACCTGCGAGAGTAA
- a CDS encoding SDR family NAD(P)-dependent oxidoreductase: MQPVRGKIVFITGASSGIGAATALTFAQQGARLLLCARRLEKLEALRDELTTAGAEAIHFFQLDVRDRTSVNDAIASLPEEWKAVDVLVNNAGLARGMEKLYENDPNDWDEMIDTNVKGLLYVTKAIVPGMVARNSGHVVNMGSTASYNTYANGGVYCASKAAEKVISEGLKIDLLGTAVRVTSIDPGMVETDFSKVRFHGDEEAAAKVYQNITPLTGEDIADAILWAVTRPAHVNIHSMVLTTIHQGNAYYLHRTNGNATR; the protein is encoded by the coding sequence ATGCAGCCCGTTCGTGGAAAGATTGTCTTCATCACCGGCGCCAGCTCCGGCATCGGAGCCGCCACCGCCCTGACCTTCGCCCAGCAGGGAGCACGCCTGCTGCTCTGCGCCCGCCGCCTGGAAAAACTGGAAGCCCTGCGCGATGAGCTGACGACTGCCGGCGCCGAGGCTATTCACTTCTTCCAGCTCGATGTCCGCGACCGCACCTCGGTCAACGATGCCATTGCATCCCTGCCTGAGGAGTGGAAGGCCGTCGACGTTCTGGTGAACAACGCCGGCCTGGCCCGTGGCATGGAAAAGCTCTACGAGAATGACCCCAACGACTGGGACGAGATGATCGACACCAACGTGAAGGGCCTGCTCTACGTCACCAAGGCCATTGTTCCCGGCATGGTGGCACGCAACAGTGGTCATGTGGTCAACATGGGCTCTACGGCCAGCTACAACACCTATGCCAACGGGGGCGTATACTGCGCCAGCAAGGCCGCGGAAAAAGTGATTTCAGAGGGATTGAAGATCGATCTGCTGGGAACCGCCGTGCGGGTCACATCCATTGACCCAGGCATGGTCGAAACTGATTTCAGCAAGGTACGTTTTCACGGAGACGAGGAAGCTGCCGCCAAGGTCTACCAGAACATTACGCCGCTCACCGGGGAAGACATCGCCGACGCCATCCTCTGGGCGGTCACACGACCGGCCCACGTCAACATCCACAGCATGGTATTGACCACGATCCACCAGGGCAACGCCTACTACCTGCACCGCACCAACGGAAACGCTACCCGCTAG
- a CDS encoding OmpA family protein, which translates to MHVIAKHSFYTALLAAASLPLAAVAQEANPTNTPAGQSQPAGAHLDGEYNGVPLYRVNVVQRDLDAVNYLHRTGSTTLDLVGTPLLGTAKGKATVKSEKGRMTVSVKADKLPPANGFGPEYLTYVLWAITPDGNPQNLGELLPSGDDVSINVTTGLQSFGLMITAEPYFAVKVPSDVVVLENKIIEGKTNGVLEKVNAHYTLLPRGQYVSQTSGSKTVLNPITRDEKSPLELYEAHNAYRIAINAGADKYAPEIMSQVKQNLDNADNFDRNKHGDRKQEITYAREAVQRSEDARLITLRKIAAEQQQAEIDARKAAELQAAQSQAEAQASAAAKAQADAQRARAEADAANARARAAEAAHAAQAAQDSAAQAREKLRQQLNSVLATQESARGLIVNMSDVLFDTGKYTLKPDTKVALARVSGILMAYPALKVQVEGHTDSVGGDDYNQKLSENRANTVAAFLTSQGVTQENVTAKGFGKTRPVADNGTAQGRQQNRRVELVVSGAAIGVQDSENPGSAAAPAPAPAPANTGTSTPQQ; encoded by the coding sequence ATGCACGTCATTGCCAAACACTCGTTCTACACAGCACTGCTTGCCGCCGCCAGCCTGCCTCTCGCAGCGGTCGCGCAAGAGGCCAACCCCACCAACACACCCGCAGGCCAGTCACAACCGGCCGGAGCACATCTTGACGGTGAGTACAATGGGGTTCCCCTCTATCGCGTCAACGTCGTACAGCGCGACCTGGACGCCGTGAACTACCTGCATCGCACCGGTTCCACCACTCTCGATCTCGTTGGTACTCCTCTGCTGGGAACGGCCAAAGGCAAGGCCACCGTCAAGAGCGAGAAGGGACGCATGACCGTCAGCGTCAAGGCCGACAAGCTTCCCCCGGCAAACGGCTTTGGCCCCGAATATCTGACCTATGTCCTGTGGGCTATCACCCCGGACGGCAATCCGCAGAACCTGGGCGAGCTGTTGCCTTCGGGCGATGATGTCAGCATCAACGTCACCACCGGCCTGCAGAGCTTCGGCCTGATGATCACCGCCGAACCGTACTTCGCCGTCAAGGTCCCTTCCGACGTCGTCGTTCTGGAAAACAAGATCATTGAAGGCAAGACCAACGGCGTTCTGGAGAAAGTCAACGCCCACTACACACTTCTTCCGCGCGGCCAGTATGTCTCGCAGACCTCCGGCTCAAAGACGGTGCTGAATCCCATCACGCGGGACGAAAAGAGCCCCCTGGAACTGTACGAGGCTCACAACGCGTACCGCATCGCCATCAACGCCGGCGCCGACAAGTACGCCCCGGAGATCATGTCGCAGGTCAAACAGAATCTCGACAACGCCGATAACTTCGACCGGAACAAGCATGGCGACCGCAAGCAGGAGATCACCTACGCCCGCGAAGCGGTTCAGCGCTCTGAGGATGCCCGCCTGATCACCCTGCGCAAGATCGCCGCCGAGCAGCAGCAGGCGGAGATTGATGCCCGCAAGGCCGCCGAACTGCAGGCCGCACAGTCACAGGCCGAGGCACAGGCTTCGGCTGCAGCCAAGGCCCAGGCGGACGCTCAGCGCGCCCGCGCTGAAGCCGATGCAGCCAATGCCCGTGCCCGCGCCGCAGAGGCAGCCCATGCTGCCCAGGCAGCGCAGGACTCTGCCGCACAGGCCCGCGAGAAGCTGCGCCAGCAGTTGAACTCGGTCCTCGCCACACAGGAAAGCGCCCGCGGACTGATCGTCAACATGTCGGACGTGCTGTTTGACACCGGCAAGTACACGCTGAAGCCTGACACCAAGGTCGCTCTGGCCCGCGTCTCCGGCATCCTGATGGCCTACCCGGCCCTGAAGGTTCAGGTAGAAGGTCATACCGATTCAGTGGGCGGCGATGACTACAACCAGAAGCTGAGCGAAAACCGCGCCAACACCGTTGCGGCCTTCCTCACCTCGCAGGGGGTAACGCAGGAGAACGTGACCGCCAAAGGCTTCGGCAAGACGCGCCCAGTGGCTGATAACGGCACCGCTCAGGGCCGTCAGCAGAACCGTCGTGTCGAGCTGGTTGTCTCCGGCGCCGCCATCGGCGTCCAGGACTCCGAGAACCCGGGCAGCGCCGCCGCTCCTGCCCCTGCCCCGGCGCCCGCCAATACAGGCACCTCAACCCCGCAGCAGTAA
- a CDS encoding efflux RND transporter periplasmic adaptor subunit has protein sequence MTANHSTERSSRASYVIAAGFFLLLAVVAVLVFLPRLRHNRELAEESSAVTGPPVVLVSRIKTGAKDSKLELPGTVQAFEQTAVYARTNGYVKARYVDIGDHVRQGQLLALIEDPTTEQSLRQAQANVMQLKAQVVLAEANAKLADANDTRWKDLYKQGVVSKLDADTRGATASTNQATVEAAKASVAAGEATVKSLQEQLSFSRVTAPFDGVILSRNIDNGSLITSGSSTATTQMFTLGRSDIVRVLSSVPQSESIAVLNSKAAKVNFRELPNHPYPGTIARTSASIDPTSRTMLVEIDLKNDGKILPGMYASIQFDAPRAEPPTILPTNALIVRTAGPQTFVVGQDNIARVRSVVLGRDMGSSVEIVSGLKPGEDVVINPTDQVVDGAHVNPKPMQ, from the coding sequence ATGACTGCTAACCACTCCACTGAACGCTCCTCCCGCGCGTCCTACGTTATCGCCGCCGGATTCTTTCTGCTGCTTGCTGTCGTCGCCGTGCTTGTCTTCCTTCCCCGGCTGCGGCACAACCGAGAACTCGCGGAAGAATCCAGCGCCGTCACCGGGCCGCCGGTCGTCCTGGTCTCCAGGATCAAAACCGGCGCTAAGGACAGCAAACTTGAGCTCCCCGGCACCGTGCAGGCCTTTGAGCAGACCGCCGTCTATGCGCGTACCAATGGTTACGTAAAAGCCCGCTATGTCGATATCGGCGACCACGTGCGCCAGGGCCAACTGCTCGCTCTGATTGAAGACCCCACCACAGAACAGTCTCTTCGTCAGGCCCAGGCCAACGTCATGCAGCTGAAAGCGCAGGTTGTGCTGGCTGAAGCCAATGCAAAGCTGGCCGACGCAAACGACACCCGCTGGAAGGATCTCTACAAACAGGGCGTCGTCAGCAAGCTCGACGCCGACACCCGCGGAGCTACCGCCTCCACCAACCAGGCCACCGTGGAAGCCGCAAAAGCCAGTGTCGCCGCCGGCGAAGCCACCGTAAAAAGCCTGCAGGAACAGCTCAGCTTCTCGCGCGTCACCGCACCATTTGATGGCGTGATCCTTTCACGCAACATCGACAACGGATCGCTGATCACCTCCGGCTCCTCCACCGCCACCACGCAGATGTTTACCCTTGGACGGTCCGACATCGTCCGCGTCCTCAGCTCCGTTCCGCAGTCTGAGTCCATCGCCGTTCTCAACTCCAAGGCCGCCAAGGTTAACTTCCGCGAGCTGCCCAACCACCCCTATCCCGGCACCATCGCGCGCACCAGCGCCAGCATCGACCCCACCTCGCGCACCATGCTGGTAGAAATCGACCTGAAGAACGATGGCAAAATCCTTCCGGGCATGTATGCCAGCATCCAGTTCGATGCTCCACGCGCCGAGCCGCCCACCATTCTGCCCACCAATGCCCTCATCGTCCGCACCGCCGGCCCGCAGACCTTCGTCGTCGGCCAGGACAATATCGCCCGCGTGCGCAGCGTCGTCCTGGGTCGCGATATGGGCAGCAGCGTCGAAATCGTCTCCGGTTTAAAGCCTGGGGAAGACGTCGTCATCAACCCCACAGACCAGGTGGTTGACGGAGCACACGTCAACCCCAAGCCCATGCAGTAA
- a CDS encoding sensor histidine kinase, with translation MRRILPRTIQGQLILGTIVVQTILLVIFLSYTISSQREFTRSRARERLLQQVERLANASSVPLSQGHMDALREILEISRITPTIGGARVTDLDGKTLAVTQSNVDQPLSAEERRELGGALKPRLFVTERGQTEAVAPIYVSGQSTGLIWLEPSASATAVNTTSVVNSALWYGGLALLSNLLPIVLIVRGVSRPLRRLREATQQIIRDPESNAGFPLTVTTSNEVGELTRSFNTMVRELEDQRSGLYETLALLDSMLGNAPIGFAFFDQKLRYVRLNQFLADMNGMPINRHLGRRMSEIFPGQLAGGVEQLLETVFTTGEPVRDVEMKGELPSQPGVQRTWICNWYPVRSQQGTVRWVGGVVMEITQRLHSEELLRKTEKLAAAGRLAASIAHEINNPLEAVTNLLYLLETHPQMDEEARQYVAMAQGELARVSEITQQTLRFYRQSTFPVETQIVEVLNSVLTLHQSRLTSARIMVEREMDASISLFGFSGELRQLFANLIGNAIDAMVGGGRLIVRARYGTGRSLQGQWCTGVRVTVSDTGSGMSEETLRRLFEPFYTTKDATGTGLGLWVSDEIIRKHSGTVRVKSRQGEHSGTSFAIFFPEGGLVDTQVALGSDDKLERPSAGAVASRQ, from the coding sequence ATGCGTCGCATTCTGCCAAGAACGATCCAGGGGCAGTTGATCCTCGGCACCATCGTGGTGCAGACTATCCTGCTCGTCATTTTTCTGAGCTATACGATCTCATCGCAGCGTGAGTTTACGCGGTCGCGTGCGCGGGAGCGTTTGTTGCAGCAGGTGGAGCGTCTGGCCAACGCCTCAAGCGTTCCGTTGAGCCAGGGGCACATGGATGCTCTGCGGGAGATTCTGGAGATATCGCGCATTACGCCGACCATTGGTGGAGCGCGCGTCACGGACCTGGATGGCAAAACCCTGGCGGTAACGCAGTCCAACGTTGATCAGCCGTTGAGCGCCGAAGAGCGCCGCGAACTGGGTGGAGCTCTGAAGCCACGGCTGTTTGTGACCGAGCGCGGTCAGACGGAGGCGGTGGCTCCGATTTACGTCAGCGGCCAGTCGACGGGGTTGATCTGGCTGGAGCCAAGCGCCTCTGCAACGGCGGTGAACACGACCAGCGTCGTGAACAGCGCGCTTTGGTATGGCGGGCTGGCGCTGCTGTCGAACCTGTTGCCGATTGTGCTGATTGTGCGCGGTGTCAGCCGTCCGCTGCGCCGGCTGCGCGAGGCGACGCAGCAGATCATCCGCGATCCTGAGTCGAACGCGGGATTTCCTCTGACGGTGACGACCAGCAACGAGGTAGGAGAACTGACGCGCAGCTTCAACACGATGGTGCGCGAGCTGGAGGACCAGCGATCGGGGCTGTATGAGACGCTGGCATTGCTGGATTCCATGCTGGGCAATGCGCCCATCGGGTTTGCGTTCTTTGATCAGAAGCTGCGCTATGTGCGGCTGAACCAGTTCCTGGCGGACATGAACGGGATGCCGATCAACCGGCACCTTGGCCGCAGGATGAGTGAGATTTTTCCGGGGCAGCTTGCGGGAGGCGTCGAGCAACTCCTGGAGACGGTCTTCACGACGGGTGAGCCGGTACGCGATGTGGAGATGAAAGGCGAACTTCCAAGCCAGCCCGGCGTGCAGCGTACATGGATCTGCAACTGGTACCCGGTGCGTTCGCAGCAGGGAACCGTGCGCTGGGTGGGCGGTGTGGTGATGGAGATTACGCAGCGCCTGCATTCGGAGGAGCTGCTGCGCAAGACGGAGAAGCTGGCTGCGGCAGGACGATTGGCCGCGAGCATCGCGCATGAGATCAACAATCCGCTGGAAGCCGTAACCAACCTGCTGTACCTGCTGGAGACGCATCCGCAGATGGACGAGGAGGCTCGGCAGTATGTCGCCATGGCGCAGGGGGAACTGGCACGTGTCTCTGAGATTACGCAGCAGACGCTGCGCTTCTACCGGCAGTCCACCTTCCCCGTGGAGACGCAGATTGTCGAGGTATTGAACTCGGTGCTGACGCTGCACCAGTCCAGGCTGACGAGCGCGCGCATTATGGTCGAGCGTGAGATGGATGCATCGATCTCGCTGTTTGGCTTCAGTGGAGAGCTGAGGCAGCTTTTCGCCAACCTGATCGGCAATGCGATTGATGCGATGGTCGGCGGCGGACGCCTGATTGTACGGGCTCGTTACGGCACGGGCCGCTCCTTGCAGGGCCAGTGGTGCACCGGCGTGCGTGTGACTGTGAGCGATACCGGGAGCGGGATGAGCGAGGAGACGCTCCGCCGGCTGTTTGAGCCCTTCTACACGACAAAGGACGCGACCGGCACGGGCCTGGGGTTATGGGTGAGCGATGAGATCATCCGCAAGCACTCCGGAACGGTGCGGGTGAAGAGTCGGCAGGGCGAGCACTCCGGCACGAGCTTTGCGATCTTCTTCCCCGAGGGTGGGCTGGTGGATACCCAGGTTGCGTTAGGCAGTGACGATAAACTGGAACGGCCATCGGCGGGAGCCGTTGCTTCTCGTCAGTAG
- a CDS encoding ABC transporter permease — MPSNATQYAHAFRGLFLRDLHVLRRELFPFIIRICMNPILFLFVFTYIMPHMSGGAAMNPTASMAQGTGVTFSTVLLPGLMAVAIMFSGIAAVALPLAQEFGVTREIDDRVMCPLPVGAVAIEKIVFSAMQSIIAACIVFPLAYYIPSTPVSAHVSSWPFLILVLILASLTAGALGLTIGTTVKPQQIGLIFGVVVMPITFLGCVYYPWGALTHIKWLQYGVLFNPIVYMSEGLRAALTPALPHMHPAAILAMLCFFLVLLTWLGIRGFLRRVIG, encoded by the coding sequence ATGCCCAGCAACGCTACCCAATACGCCCACGCCTTCCGCGGACTCTTCCTGCGCGACCTGCATGTTCTGCGGCGCGAGCTGTTCCCCTTCATCATCCGCATCTGCATGAACCCGATCCTGTTCCTGTTCGTGTTCACCTACATCATGCCGCACATGTCCGGCGGCGCGGCCATGAATCCCACCGCCAGCATGGCCCAGGGCACAGGGGTCACCTTCTCCACCGTGCTTCTTCCCGGCCTCATGGCTGTGGCCATCATGTTCAGTGGCATCGCCGCCGTCGCTCTTCCCCTGGCGCAGGAGTTCGGCGTCACCCGCGAGATCGACGACCGCGTCATGTGCCCTCTGCCGGTCGGCGCCGTCGCCATTGAGAAGATCGTCTTCTCCGCCATGCAGAGCATCATCGCCGCCTGTATCGTCTTCCCGCTGGCCTATTACATTCCCAGCACACCGGTCTCAGCGCACGTCTCCAGCTGGCCTTTTCTGATTCTTGTACTCATTCTCGCCTCGCTGACCGCGGGCGCCCTGGGGCTGACCATCGGCACCACGGTCAAGCCGCAGCAGATCGGCCTCATCTTCGGCGTTGTCGTCATGCCCATCACCTTCCTGGGCTGTGTCTACTATCCGTGGGGAGCGCTCACGCATATCAAGTGGCTGCAGTACGGTGTGCTGTTCAACCCGATTGTGTATATGAGTGAAGGCCTGCGCGCCGCGCTGACACCGGCACTGCCGCACATGCATCCGGCTGCCATCCTGGCCATGCTCTGCTTCTTCCTGGTGCTGTTGACCTGGTTAGGCATTCGCGGCTTCCTTCGCCGCGTGATCGGTTAA
- a CDS encoding efflux RND transporter permease subunit — MWIVRLALRRPYTFVVMSVLILVLGVVSIMTMSIDIFPTIDIPVVTVIWQYSGTSPDEMEKRFTTISERGMTTTVNDIEHIESQSVNGISIIKVFFQPGAKIEAAVAQISAGNQSILRVMPPGTQAPFLLRYSASNVPILQLGLSSDKLTEADLNDIGLNFLRTQLATVQGAQVPAPYGGKARSIMVDLDLQALISKGLSPTDVVNSLTAQNLILPAGDVKVGSTDYIVRTNASPQVLDQLNDIPIRQVNGTTIHMRDVAYVHNGSPIQANIVRLNGKRAALITVLKSTNSSTLDIIKRVKATLPRIIANLPPPPPEVIPLLDQSIFVRAALEGVVREAAIAASLTALMILLFLGSWRSTVIVAISIPLSILVSIIILKLFGETLNTMTLGGLGLAVGILVDDATVEIENIHRNLAQGKEIEPAILDGAAQIAVPAFVSTLAICIVFVPVAFLSGAAKSLFTPLGMAVVFAMLASYLLSRTLVPTMVKFLLASEVDMYQLMEEGGHHEAPANAGLIWRVHFRFNAFFERLRARYHALLDWALSHPKFTLGCFSLFIAGTLCLIPFIGEDFFPQVDAGTFRLHVRAAPGTRIEEVEQLFAKVENTIRETIPPSELNTILDDIGIPSGGFNLAFGDSSLTDVQDGEIIVSMKEDHRPTAEYRQKLRKVLRERFPDTVFYFQASDIVNQILNFGLPAPIDVQISGRQTLPNYEIAQKMRAEIAKIPGAVDVHVHQVLYAPQLLVNVDRTRAQNLGMTEANVANSMLFALSGSGQASPNYWLNPQNGVNYSVQVQVPQHQLDSIDTVRNMPITSGSSTVTPQLLSNLATIQHGSSPSITNHYNVQPVYDVFATTEGRDLGGVEGEIDKVIEKYRKLAPPGSTISVRGQVQSMRESFVGLGLGMFFAVLLVYLLMVVNFQSWLDPFIILMALPGAACGILWMLFITGTTFSVPSLMGAIMCIGVATANSILMVTFANDQRRAGLDSLQAASSAGFTRLRPVMMTALAMIIGMLPMSLGMGEGGEQNAPLGRAVIGGLLVATFTTLLIVPIFYSLLRKQEIKELQAEEIPQ; from the coding sequence ATGTGGATTGTCCGCCTCGCCCTGCGCCGTCCCTACACCTTCGTGGTGATGTCCGTGTTGATCCTTGTCCTGGGCGTCGTCAGCATCATGACGATGAGTATCGATATCTTCCCCACCATCGATATCCCGGTCGTCACCGTCATCTGGCAGTACAGCGGCACAAGTCCGGACGAGATGGAAAAGCGGTTCACCACCATCTCTGAGCGCGGTATGACCACCACCGTCAACGACATCGAGCATATCGAGTCGCAGTCGGTGAACGGCATCTCCATCATCAAGGTCTTCTTCCAGCCGGGAGCCAAGATTGAGGCTGCGGTGGCGCAGATCTCCGCCGGCAATCAGTCCATCCTGCGCGTCATGCCGCCGGGCACGCAGGCGCCCTTTCTTCTGCGCTATTCGGCCTCCAACGTCCCCATCCTGCAGCTTGGCCTCTCCTCCGACAAGCTCACCGAAGCTGACCTGAACGACATCGGCCTTAACTTCCTGCGCACACAGCTCGCCACCGTTCAAGGCGCACAGGTGCCGGCCCCCTACGGCGGCAAGGCGCGCAGCATCATGGTCGACCTCGATTTACAGGCGCTCATTTCCAAAGGGCTCTCCCCCACGGACGTGGTCAACTCTCTGACCGCGCAGAACCTGATTCTTCCGGCGGGCGACGTCAAGGTCGGAAGCACGGACTATATCGTCCGCACCAACGCCAGCCCCCAGGTCCTGGACCAGTTGAACGACATCCCCATCCGGCAGGTGAACGGCACCACCATTCATATGCGCGATGTGGCCTACGTGCATAACGGTTCTCCCATCCAGGCCAATATCGTCCGGCTGAACGGCAAACGCGCCGCTCTGATCACCGTTCTCAAGTCCACCAACTCGTCCACGCTGGACATCATCAAGCGCGTCAAAGCGACCCTGCCACGCATCATCGCCAACCTGCCGCCGCCTCCACCGGAGGTCATCCCTCTGCTGGATCAGTCCATCTTCGTCCGGGCCGCCCTGGAAGGCGTTGTGCGGGAAGCCGCCATCGCCGCCAGCCTGACCGCGCTGATGATCCTGCTCTTCCTCGGCAGCTGGCGCTCCACCGTCATCGTCGCCATCTCCATTCCGCTTTCGATTCTGGTCTCCATCATCATCCTCAAGCTGTTTGGCGAGACGCTGAATACCATGACCCTCGGCGGCCTGGGACTCGCCGTCGGCATCCTGGTTGACGATGCCACCGTCGAAATCGAAAACATCCATCGCAACCTGGCCCAGGGCAAAGAGATTGAGCCCGCCATTCTGGACGGCGCAGCGCAGATCGCCGTACCGGCCTTCGTCTCCACGCTGGCCATTTGCATCGTCTTCGTGCCGGTCGCTTTCCTCTCCGGCGCAGCCAAGTCGCTGTTTACGCCACTCGGCATGGCCGTCGTCTTCGCCATGCTGGCCAGCTACCTGCTGTCCCGTACGCTGGTGCCCACCATGGTCAAGTTCCTTCTGGCCTCAGAAGTCGACATGTACCAGTTGATGGAGGAGGGCGGTCACCATGAGGCGCCAGCCAACGCCGGCCTCATCTGGCGCGTCCATTTCCGCTTCAACGCGTTCTTTGAGCGCCTGCGCGCGCGTTACCACGCCCTGCTCGACTGGGCTCTCTCCCACCCCAAGTTCACCCTGGGCTGCTTCAGCCTGTTCATTGCCGGCACGCTCTGCCTGATTCCCTTTATCGGCGAGGACTTCTTTCCGCAGGTCGACGCCGGCACCTTCCGCCTGCACGTTCGCGCCGCTCCCGGAACACGCATTGAAGAGGTGGAACAGCTCTTCGCGAAGGTGGAAAACACCATCCGCGAGACCATTCCGCCCAGCGAGCTGAACACCATCCTCGATGACATCGGTATCCCCAGCGGCGGCTTCAACCTTGCCTTTGGCGATAGCTCCCTCACCGATGTGCAGGACGGCGAAATCATCGTCTCCATGAAGGAAGACCATCGCCCCACCGCCGAGTACCGCCAGAAGCTGCGCAAGGTGTTGCGCGAGCGCTTCCCGGACACGGTCTTCTATTTCCAGGCATCCGACATCGTCAACCAGATTCTGAACTTCGGCCTGCCTGCACCGATTGACGTGCAGATCAGCGGCCGCCAGACGCTGCCCAACTACGAGATTGCCCAGAAGATGCGTGCCGAGATCGCAAAGATCCCCGGCGCTGTCGATGTCCACGTTCACCAGGTGCTTTACGCTCCGCAGCTGCTGGTCAATGTGGATCGCACCCGCGCGCAGAACCTTGGCATGACTGAGGCCAATGTGGCTAACAGTATGCTCTTCGCCCTCTCCGGTTCCGGCCAGGCCTCGCCCAACTACTGGCTCAACCCGCAGAACGGCGTCAACTACTCCGTGCAGGTGCAGGTGCCGCAGCACCAGCTCGATTCCATCGACACGGTCAGGAATATGCCCATCACCTCGGGCTCCAGCACGGTGACACCGCAGCTGCTCAGCAACCTGGCGACCATCCAGCACGGCTCCAGCCCCTCCATCACCAACCACTACAATGTGCAGCCGGTCTATGACGTCTTCGCTACAACAGAGGGCCGCGACCTGGGCGGCGTGGAAGGCGAAATCGACAAGGTGATTGAAAAGTACCGCAAGCTGGCACCGCCGGGATCCACCATCAGCGTTCGCGGGCAGGTACAGAGCATGCGCGAATCTTTTGTCGGACTTGGCCTGGGCATGTTCTTCGCCGTGCTTCTGGTCTACCTGCTGATGGTGGTCAACTTCCAGAGCTGGCTTGACCCGTTCATCATCCTGATGGCCCTGCCCGGCGCCGCCTGCGGCATCCTGTGGATGCTATTCATCACGGGCACCACCTTCAGCGTGCCGTCCCTGATGGGCGCCATCATGTGCATCGGCGTGGCTACGGCCAACTCCATTCTGATGGTCACCTTCGCCAACGACCAGCGCCGCGCCGGACTGGACTCTCTCCAGGCCGCCAGCTCCGCCGGATTCACCCGCCTGCGCCCGGTTATGATGACCGCCCTTGCCATGATCATCGGCATGCTGCCCATGTCCCTGGGCATGGGCGAAGGCGGAGAACAGAACGCTCCGCTGGGCCGCGCCGTCATCGGCGGTCTGCTGGTAGCCACCTTCACCACGCTGCTGATCGTGCCCATCTTCTACAGCCTGCTGCGTAAGCAGGAGATCAAAGAACTGCAAGCCGAAGAGATTCCCCAGTAA